GCAAGCTGGTGCAGACGCTGAATTACATCTTTGCGAAAAGCGCCAATGATTTGAACATGAGCGGAGATAACTTGCACACACAAATACCGGCAGAGTTACTCGTGGCTCCATCCTTTCCTCGAGCACCGCTGCATTATCGCATCTTTATCAAAATTGCCGAGGCGGCGCTGGCCGGGGAACTCGAAGAGGCACTACGGCAATCCAAGTTTCGGTATTTGCCCTACCTCGGCAGCGCGCCATTCACGAGCTGGATCGAATGGCTGGGCGTGCCGGAGACCATCGAGCCGGCTGCTTCAACTGAGCCGGTCATTGTGGATACTGTTGCCCCGCTTCCCGCGCTGGAGTTGCGCTCGCTTCGCATGGAGCCCCTCGATGGCATTTTGCCCGCCTTCTTTCGCGAGCACGTCCGGCGTGATTTCCTACCTGGACGGGAACCGGGCGAAGTCATCGACGTCGTTTGGGAGAAAAACCGCGGCAAAATCCAGGCGCAATTCAAGGCGCCGGTTTATCGTCTGCGGCTCGGGCAGCAAGTTTGCCACGTCGTGTTCATGTAATCTGTTTGTAGTTATGCCTTCTCCGCCCCGCATCTTTTGTGCGAACTAAGGAAAGGCGGAGCGGGGCAGGCATTCGTGGTCCGTTGAGAGCCCGACGCCTAAAGGCGAAACGACAAACGTCATTTTCCATGGAACTGCGCCGTTTTATTCGTGAACTCAAGTGTAAGACCAAAGCGCGCTTGCTTTTAATCCCGTTAGGGATGAAATGTTTATAGCAGAGCTTTCAAATGGCACATCGGCAATGATTACAAAACCATCCTTTTACTCGCACATTGAGCGCGACGAGCAAGGGCGCATCATTTACAAAAAGCCTTTGTTGACGCACATTACCGAAGTGGCGCGCTCGGCGCGGGAAGCCATTTTGGCCCTGCCGGAGGGCATTCCGCGCAAGAACCGATTGGCGGAGCTTGCCTTCCTCATCGGCGTTGCGCATGATTTCGGCAAATACACCAGCTTTTTTCAAAGCTATTTGCTGGAAAACGCGGATCACGGCATTGCCAAAAATCACAGCTTCATTTCCGCCGTGTGGAGCGCGTTTCTGCTCGCTTCGCAATCCCACGGCACCAACGACGACAAGTATCATGAGATGCTGGTTTGCTTTGGCGCGATTCTTTATCACCACGGCAACTTGAACAACTTCAGCGCCACGCTGCGAGATATTTGCGCCTATGCCGATCCGCAAAAACGTAACAGCCTGGATTTGAAACCCAAACAGACGCTTGATGCGCTGTTTGAAAAGCAACTCCCGGACTTGTTGCAGCGCGCCGCCGCCATTGAAGAGGAGTTTCGCACCCTCGTTCCCAATCTGCCGCCATTACACGCTTTTCAGCAAGCTCTGGCAGATCCGCAAAGCGGCTTCTACGAGCAATTGGAAAACGCCCGATGGTATTACCAGGATCACATGGAAGACGCGACCTGCGAACGCTTGCATTTCGAATTGTACCTGCTCTTTTCGGCGCTCATCGACTCGGATAAACGCGACGCCGCCCGCATTGGTCTGGAAGCGACGCGGCTGCCCATTCCCGAAAACCTCGTGCAGCAGTTCACCCGGCAAGCGCAGTTTGTCGCCGCCGATCCGGTCGTAGCCGAAATCCGCAGCGCGCTCTTTATGGCGCTGGATGCAAAGGCAAGTGAAGTTCCCTTGACCCAAAAAATTTTCACCATCACTTCACCCACCGGCAGCGGCAAGACGCTCGCGGCGCTGAATTTTGCCTTCAAGCTGCGTCATCGACTGGCGCAGGAACATGGTGCCGCGCCCAGAATCATTTACGCCCTGCCTTTTACCAGCATTATCGATCAAAATCACAACGTGTTTGAAAAGGTGCTTTCACTCCTGCCCGACTTTGCCGCGAACAGCTCGCGCTATATGCTCAAGCATCACCATCTCGCTGATATCAGTTACGTCACTGAAGAAGCTGCCGCGGAGAGCCTGCCGTTGGACAAGTCGCTGTTGCTCATTGAAAGCTGGGAAAGTGAAATCATCGTCACCACTTATGTACAATTCTTCCACACCATCTTCAGCTCGAAAAATCGGCTGCTGAAAAAATATCACAACCTCGCCGGCAGCCTCATCATTCTCGACGAAGTGCAAAATCTGCCGGTGGAATACTGGCCGCTCGCGCGTCACATGCTCCGCTGGCTTGCCGAGGCTGGGAATTGCACGATCATCATGATGACCGCCACTCAGCCGTTGATCTTTTCTCGCCATGAAGCCATGGAGCTTGTTCCGAACCCCAAGCAAAGCTTTCAGGCATTGAATCGCATTTATTTTCACATTCACCATCAACGCCAGGAATTGCGCGAGTTTGCGGCGCATTTTGCCGGCCAGTTGCAGCCCGACAAGTCGTATGCCGTGATTCTCAACACCATCAAATCCTCGCTGGAGTTTTTTCATTTTCTGGAAGCTTCGGACATTGCCAACCACGAGTTATTTTATCTGTCTACCAACATCATTCCGGATCAGCGCTGGCAGCGCATTGCGGACATGCGGCAAAAGTTGGAACAGCGCGTGCCGATCATCCTGGTTTCGACACAAGTGATCGAAGCCGGCGTCGATCTCGATTTTGACCTCATTTATCGCGATCTCGCCCCCATCGATTCGCTGGTGCAAGCAGCCGGCCGGGCCAATCGCCACGGCATTCATGGCAAAGGCCATGTGCATATTGTTCGGCTTGCTGATGCGGAAAATCGTGAATTTGCCAGATGGATTTATGGCAAAGCTCATCTGTGGATCGCTGCCGAACTTTTGAAAGACAAGCAAGAAATCAATGAGTACAAATTCCTCGAACTCGTACAAGAGAACTATGAAAAGCTGGTGAAGACCAAAGACCTGTCTGAAGGCGAGAAAATTTACCACGACTGGTGGCAATGCTCGGATTATGAGGCACTGCAGCGCTTTCAGCTCATCAGCGCAAAATTTGGCTATGCGGACGTCTTTCTGGCGGTAAATCCGGAAGCCGAGAATGTTTGGCAGCATTACCTGAGCGGCGTGCTCCGCGAGCGAGATTTCAAAAAGAGACAGCAGAATTATCTCCAGTTGCGCAGCGATTTCAGAAAATACATCATTTCCGCGCCAATGAAATCGACCGAAGAATTTTTCTGGAGCCATGCACGTGGAGACCAGAGCAAGCCTGGTTATATACAATTCGAGACCATTGCGGATTATTACGACCCGCAAACGGGCTACAAACGCATCGATGATGACAAAGTAATGATCTTTTAAGGAGACATCCATGAAAGTACTTCTTGGAGTTCTACGTTTAGCAGGGCAAGAATTCGCCCAGCGGGATGCGCATAAAATCCGTGGTTATATTGGGCGTCAATGGGAGGAATTCGATCTTCTGCATAATCACAAAGACGGACGTGTTCTGTATAAATATCCGTTGGTGCAATATAAAGTACTTCGTGGCGTTCCGTATGTGATCGGATTGGCCGAAGGAGTTCCCATGGTGCAAAAGATTTTTCTCGAATTAAGGGAGCTAAAGATTAACGACCAGTCTTATGACAATTTTCAGATGGAACTCAGCTATGATGAGGCCGAATTTGGCGACGCCGGCGAGCCTGTCACCTATCAATTCGTCACACCTTGGTTGGCACTCAACCAGCAAAACTATCAAAAATTTCGCAGCTTCGGGATTGATCTTGATAAGCACGCGACCGTTCAACATGAAATACAATTGGACATGCTGCAAAGCATTTTAGTCAACAACGTCATCGCGGTGGCCAAGGCGCTTCGCTATACCATCGGGCAAAGGCATCACCCCATTATTTCCGTTGAGACGTGCGAAGTCAAATTCAAAGATCAGCCCATGCTGGCGTTCAAAGGCTCCTTTCAGATGAATTTTCATTTGCCGGATTTCATCGGCCTCGGCAAATCGCCAGCGCGTGGCTTCGGCACCGTAAAAAAACTGTTGCCGTAATTCAATAAACCGTGCCGGGTACGCGGCTCTCTTTCATCTTCTTTCTTTGATTGCGATAATCAACAATAGAAGCAAAACCAAAATGACAATCGCTTGTTCCATTTTTTACACCTCAAGATGTTTTTGATGTTTTTAACTGACTGGTATCAAAACAAGGATTGAACCCGAGCAAAGGGCACATTTTACGCTTTACGTTTTACGCTTCACGCTCTTCGCCCTCTGCTCTAAGCTCCAGGCCCTCTGTCCATGCAACTCGTCCTCAACACCCCCGGCGCTTATCTGCGCGTGCGTGACGGCTGCTTTCACATCAAAGTCGAAGACGAAAGCAGGCTCCTCTCGCCCAAGAAAGTCGAGAGCATTCTCATCAGCTCGGCGGTGAAGCTCAGCTCCGCCGCCCTGCAAATGGCCGTCGAACACAACATCGACGTCGTCTTCCTCGACAAACACGGCAACCCCTTTGGCCGCCTCTGGCATGCCAAGCTCGGCTCCACCACCCGCATCCGCCGCGGCCAACTGGCGGCAAGTACGAGCGCGGAAGGCCTCGGCTACGTGCTCCGCTGGGTCGAGCAAAAACTCGACAATCAAATCGAATTTCTCACCACCCTCGCCAACAAACGCCCGGCCAAGCAGGAGCAGCTCGGCGTGTACATTAGCCAAATCCAGGCCATCCGCGACAAGCTGAGAGACTTCGAGATTAAACCTAAAAGCACCGCCCACTCCGGCTCTCAGGGCACTTCCGATTCTTTGCTCTCAACTCTTGGCCCTCCGCCCTCTGCTCCCGACGCCCTGCGCGGACTCGAAGGCACCGCCGGCCGCATTTACTTCGAAGCCCTCAGCTTCATCCAGCCGGAACAATTTCCCTTTCACGGCCGCTCGCGCCAGCCGGCCAAAGACGAGTTCAATTGCATTCTCAACTATTGCTACGGTGTGCTCTACGGCCTGGTCGAACGCGCCTGCCTGCTCTCCGGGCTGGAGCCTTATCTCGGCTTCTTTCATGCCGACAACTACAACAAAAAGTCGCTGGTCTTCGACCTCATCGAGCCGTATCGCATCTGGGCCGAAGAAACCACCGTCTACCTCTTCAGCCAGCGCCAGGTGAAAAAAGAAATGTTCGATAAAATGCAAAACGGCATGACGCTGAACAAAGAAGGCAAACAAGTGGTGATCGCCGCCTTCAACGAGCGCCTCGATACCGCGATTCGTTACAAAGGCCGCAACCTCACCCGGCGCAACATCATTCAGCTCGACTGCCAGGCCTTCGCACAGGAACTGCTCAAAATCGATTTGGAACGCGAACCGGAAACCGAATAAAAAAAGAAAAGGGGCGGAAAGAGGGCTGCACCGCAAGCTGCAAGAAAAACTCCCCCCCTTGTCTCTTGCCCCTTGCCCCTTGTATGCTGACCTGGGTCATCTACGACATCGTCAAAGACAAGCCGCGCACCCAAGTCGCCAGGCTCTGCCAGCGTGCCGGCATCATGCGCGTGCAATACTCGGTCTTCCTCGGCGACTTGAACGCCAACGAAATCGACGAACTCGGCTTGCAAATCAAAGCGCTCATCAACGAAGAGACCGACCGCGTCTACATCTTTCCGATGTGCAAGGAAGATTTTTCCAAAGTGCGGCTGCTCGGACAGGCGTTCGACAAAAAACTGATCACCAACGAAATTCGCGAACTCTTTCTCTGACCCCGCCGGCCCTGCCGCGCCAAAACCCTGGGCAGGAAAACAACATGGAATCTCTGAACCACGAACCCGTCACCCTCACCCCCTCCGAAGTGCTGGAATACCTGTTCTGCCCGCGCTACATCTATTTCATGAATGTGCTGGGCATACCGCAACGGGAAGAAAAGCGCTACAAAGTCCTGCGCGGCCGTGAAGTGCACCGCGAAAAACAAATCCGCAACCGCGCCTACCTGCGCAAAAAACTGGGCGTACTCAAACGCGAATTCAATGTCTACCTCTCCGCCCCCCGCCACCACTTGCGCGGCCAGATCGACGAAGTACTCACCCTCGCCGACGGCAGCATGGCGCCTCTGGACTATAAATTTGCCGAATGGAAAGAACGCCTGTACCGCGGCTATCGCACCCAGCTCGTCCTTTACGGCCTGCTGATCCAGGAAAACTATGGCAAGCCCGTCAACCGCGGCTTCCTGGTCTACACCCGCAGCCAAAACCACGTCGTTGCAGTGGAAATCACCCCGCAGGACTACAAAAAAGCTGTTGAAATTCTGCGGGCGATTCTCGATATTACGCGCCACGGATTTCTGCCGCGCCGCACCACTGCAAAGAACCGTTGCCTGGACTGCTGCTACAAAAATATCTGTGTATGACACTGACACACGCTTCAAACCCATGCTGAAAAGAGAATTGCAACACATGAATTTGCTGCACAAAAGCTCTTTGACGGGTAAAATTCTGCCAAAATGGCCGAGACGAGAGCAGGATTTCTTGGCAAAAACACAAGACATTAAACCAGGAAAAATCGGGGGTTGGTTCAAGCAGAGCAGGTCGGTGAGCCCCATCCATCAAAACAAGGATTGAAACCAACTTTCCTTCTTCGCATATCCCACTCGCGCCAGCGGGTCGGTGAGCCCCATCCATCAAAACAAGGATTGAAACCGCGCGCAAGGACGCCGCCATCCTGGCGGCACACCGGGTCGGTGAGCCCCATCCATCAAAACAAGGATTGAAACATGAATCTCGTCCAGAACCCGACGACTCTGGCCCACAGGTCGGTGAGCCCCATCCATCAAAACAAGGATTGAAACTCCACACGGTTGTGGGCGAAATAACTGTTGTTGTCGGTCGGTGAGCCCCATCCATCAAAACAAGGATTGAAACCCCTTTCGAACATGAGTTCGAATCCAAGTCTGCATTGGTCGGTGAGCCCCATCCATCAAAACAAGGATTGAAACGCAGCTCATTGGGCCCGGCGAGGGGATCGTAATAAAGGTCGGTGAGCCCCATCCATCAAAACAAGGATTGAAACGTGCTGATGCTCCTTGTGCATGTGCTCTGGCGTCCTGGGTCGGTGAGCCCCATCCATCAAAACAAGGATTGAAACACCGGCAGACACTGATGGTCACCTATCTTCCGGAGGAGGTCGGTGAGCCCCATCCATCAAAACAAGGATTGAAACAACACAAGGAGAAATGCAATGAAGACAATGCGAGTGGGTCGGTGAGCCCCATCCATCAAAACAAGGATTGAAACGTGGCCGTTCATCATGCACAATGCACACAGGATGCATGGGTCGGTGAGCCCCATCCATCAAAACAAGGATTGAAACCTCAAAGCCTGTCCCTGGCGGAAATCAACGAAGTGGGGTCGGTGAGCCCCATCCATCAAAACAAGGATTGAAACTTTGTGGAACCGGGTTTTGACTGATGATGAGATAGGGTCGGTGAGCCCCATCCATCAAAACAAGGATTGAAACACAACTTTCAGTTCGTGTGCCAGTACAAACGTTTTGGGTCGGTGAGCCCCATCCATCAAAACAAGGATTGAAACCCGCAAAACCCGCCGCATGCGAAAACCCAAAAAACGGTCGGTGAGCCCCATCCATCAAAACAAGGATTGAAACAATCAAAAGAACCCCGCCGGGATTCAGGGTTGAATTGGTCGGTGAGCCCCATCCATCAAAACAAGGATTGAAACAAAA
This genomic window from candidate division KSB1 bacterium contains:
- the cas5b gene encoding type I-B CRISPR-associated protein Cas5b; amino-acid sequence: MNSHFLAFDWKGFMAHFRQFDANSSALSYSFPPPTVVAGMLAGVLGIEKDEYYERFNRSNLQIAVQIVTPPRKLVQTLNYIFAKSANDLNMSGDNLHTQIPAELLVAPSFPRAPLHYRIFIKIAEAALAGELEEALRQSKFRYLPYLGSAPFTSWIEWLGVPETIEPAASTEPVIVDTVAPLPALELRSLRMEPLDGILPAFFREHVRRDFLPGREPGEVIDVVWEKNRGKIQAQFKAPVYRLRLGQQVCHVVFM
- the cas3 gene encoding CRISPR-associated helicase Cas3', producing the protein MITKPSFYSHIERDEQGRIIYKKPLLTHITEVARSAREAILALPEGIPRKNRLAELAFLIGVAHDFGKYTSFFQSYLLENADHGIAKNHSFISAVWSAFLLASQSHGTNDDKYHEMLVCFGAILYHHGNLNNFSATLRDICAYADPQKRNSLDLKPKQTLDALFEKQLPDLLQRAAAIEEEFRTLVPNLPPLHAFQQALADPQSGFYEQLENARWYYQDHMEDATCERLHFELYLLFSALIDSDKRDAARIGLEATRLPIPENLVQQFTRQAQFVAADPVVAEIRSALFMALDAKASEVPLTQKIFTITSPTGSGKTLAALNFAFKLRHRLAQEHGAAPRIIYALPFTSIIDQNHNVFEKVLSLLPDFAANSSRYMLKHHHLADISYVTEEAAAESLPLDKSLLLIESWESEIIVTTYVQFFHTIFSSKNRLLKKYHNLAGSLIILDEVQNLPVEYWPLARHMLRWLAEAGNCTIIMMTATQPLIFSRHEAMELVPNPKQSFQALNRIYFHIHHQRQELREFAAHFAGQLQPDKSYAVILNTIKSSLEFFHFLEASDIANHELFYLSTNIIPDQRWQRIADMRQKLEQRVPIILVSTQVIEAGVDLDFDLIYRDLAPIDSLVQAAGRANRHGIHGKGHVHIVRLADAENREFARWIYGKAHLWIAAELLKDKQEINEYKFLELVQENYEKLVKTKDLSEGEKIYHDWWQCSDYEALQRFQLISAKFGYADVFLAVNPEAENVWQHYLSGVLRERDFKKRQQNYLQLRSDFRKYIISAPMKSTEEFFWSHARGDQSKPGYIQFETIADYYDPQTGYKRIDDDKVMIF
- a CDS encoding CRISPR-associated endonuclease Cas6 produces the protein MKVLLGVLRLAGQEFAQRDAHKIRGYIGRQWEEFDLLHNHKDGRVLYKYPLVQYKVLRGVPYVIGLAEGVPMVQKIFLELRELKINDQSYDNFQMELSYDEAEFGDAGEPVTYQFVTPWLALNQQNYQKFRSFGIDLDKHATVQHEIQLDMLQSILVNNVIAVAKALRYTIGQRHHPIISVETCEVKFKDQPMLAFKGSFQMNFHLPDFIGLGKSPARGFGTVKKLLP
- the cas1 gene encoding CRISPR-associated endonuclease Cas1, with protein sequence MQLVLNTPGAYLRVRDGCFHIKVEDESRLLSPKKVESILISSAVKLSSAALQMAVEHNIDVVFLDKHGNPFGRLWHAKLGSTTRIRRGQLAASTSAEGLGYVLRWVEQKLDNQIEFLTTLANKRPAKQEQLGVYISQIQAIRDKLRDFEIKPKSTAHSGSQGTSDSLLSTLGPPPSAPDALRGLEGTAGRIYFEALSFIQPEQFPFHGRSRQPAKDEFNCILNYCYGVLYGLVERACLLSGLEPYLGFFHADNYNKKSLVFDLIEPYRIWAEETTVYLFSQRQVKKEMFDKMQNGMTLNKEGKQVVIAAFNERLDTAIRYKGRNLTRRNIIQLDCQAFAQELLKIDLEREPETE
- the cas2 gene encoding CRISPR-associated endonuclease Cas2, producing MLTWVIYDIVKDKPRTQVARLCQRAGIMRVQYSVFLGDLNANEIDELGLQIKALINEETDRVYIFPMCKEDFSKVRLLGQAFDKKLITNEIRELFL
- the cas4 gene encoding CRISPR-associated protein Cas4 gives rise to the protein MESLNHEPVTLTPSEVLEYLFCPRYIYFMNVLGIPQREEKRYKVLRGREVHREKQIRNRAYLRKKLGVLKREFNVYLSAPRHHLRGQIDEVLTLADGSMAPLDYKFAEWKERLYRGYRTQLVLYGLLIQENYGKPVNRGFLVYTRSQNHVVAVEITPQDYKKAVEILRAILDITRHGFLPRRTTAKNRCLDCCYKNICV